One genomic window of Anabaena sphaerica FACHB-251 includes the following:
- a CDS encoding GNAT family N-acetyltransferase, whose translation MESLHLAIFTNRLLLQPISLKYKEDIFKEFTAEIATYLYAAPPREIEGTEFFIKQSLQEMEKGENITVVVLKKDSQEFLGCSGIYKVNSKYPQTGIWLKKSAFGQGYGTEVIQALKEWADANLDYEYLRYPVDQENIPSRRIAEKLGGQMFSKYKHTNLSHKVLNVVEYRIFKT comes from the coding sequence ATGGAGTCTTTACATTTAGCAATATTCACCAATCGCCTATTATTACAGCCGATATCACTCAAATATAAAGAAGATATTTTTAAGGAATTCACCGCTGAAATTGCGACTTATTTATATGCTGCTCCACCTAGAGAAATTGAAGGTACTGAATTTTTTATTAAACAATCTTTACAGGAAATGGAAAAAGGAGAGAATATAACAGTTGTGGTTTTAAAGAAAGATTCTCAAGAATTTTTAGGTTGTAGTGGCATATATAAAGTTAATAGCAAATATCCCCAAACTGGAATTTGGTTGAAAAAATCAGCATTCGGTCAAGGGTACGGAACAGAAGTAATTCAAGCCTTGAAGGAATGGGCTGACGCTAACTTAGATTATGAGTATCTGAGATATCCTGTAGATCAGGAAAATATTCCCAGTCGAAGAATTGCAGAAAAGCTAGGAGGGCAAATGTTTAGCAAATACAAGCATACTAACTTGAGTCATAAAGTCTTAAATGTAGTTGAGTATAGAATCTTCAAAACCTGA
- a CDS encoding histone deacetylase, producing MLPVIYSEEFLDHKTGRYHPERPERLSAVVKALKTADFAEKIHWLHPTPVKPELMSWIETAHTATYIQKLKDIAATGGGYLDGDTPVSPRSYDVALLAVSAWLDGVDMVLTRENPAFVLARPPGHHAESNTGMGFCLFSNAAISAFYALKQPGINRVAILDWDVHHGNGTQAIVETHSQIAYCSLHQYPCYPGTGRASEKGLHNNVLNLPLPPGSDLSVYQPLWEHKILPFLTNFQPDLLIVSAGYDALEDDPLASMSLQPEDFGLFTQYCLGVTRKILFGLEGGYDLASLSKSVTATIGPCL from the coding sequence ATGCTACCAGTCATCTATTCGGAAGAATTTTTAGATCACAAAACCGGACGCTATCATCCAGAAAGACCAGAACGCTTAAGTGCGGTTGTCAAGGCTTTAAAAACTGCTGACTTTGCTGAAAAAATCCACTGGTTGCATCCCACACCCGTCAAACCGGAGTTGATGTCTTGGATAGAAACTGCCCATACGGCAACATACATTCAGAAACTTAAAGATATCGCTGCTACTGGTGGTGGTTATTTAGATGGAGACACCCCAGTTTCTCCCCGCAGTTATGATGTGGCTTTGTTAGCGGTGAGTGCTTGGTTAGATGGAGTAGATATGGTTTTAACTAGGGAAAATCCCGCCTTTGTGTTAGCGCGTCCACCGGGACATCATGCGGAAAGTAATACGGGGATGGGGTTTTGTTTATTCTCCAATGCGGCTATTTCTGCTTTCTACGCCTTAAAACAACCGGGTATCAACCGTGTCGCCATCTTAGATTGGGATGTACATCACGGGAATGGTACTCAAGCAATAGTGGAGACTCACTCACAAATTGCATATTGTTCTTTACATCAATACCCCTGCTATCCTGGTACTGGGAGAGCTTCCGAGAAAGGTTTACATAATAATGTTTTAAATTTACCCCTACCCCCTGGTAGTGATCTCAGCGTATATCAACCATTGTGGGAACACAAAATATTACCGTTTTTAACCAACTTTCAACCAGATTTACTCATTGTCAGTGCTGGTTATGATGCCCTAGAAGATGATCCTTTAGCAAGTATGTCTTTGCAACCTGAAGATTTTGGTTTATTCACTCAATATTGTTTAGGTGTAACTCGCAAAATCTTATTTGGTTTAGAAGGAGGCTATGATTTAGCATCGTTATCAAAATCAGTAACTGCCACAATTGGACCTTGTTTGTAG